In Gloeocapsa sp. PCC 73106, a genomic segment contains:
- a CDS encoding polyprenol monophosphomannose synthase has protein sequence MNLPSSDALTPVPSGSLTIAPLSTNFLKLSLVIPTYNEGENIQAIIKSLSESLDRAIWGAYELIVVDDDSSDQTWQLALDLLSQYPQLRVMRRTQEKGLSTAVIRGWQVARGEILGVIDADLQHPPLVLLKLIANIEAGADLAVASRHLQGGGFGQWNWFRRFLSKGAQILGLLILPEVLSRLSDPMSGYFLVRRSAIAGIKMSPIGYKILIEVTARGRIRKIAEAGYIFQERHAGVSKVTWRQYLEYLQHLSKLRAAKGVR, from the coding sequence ATGAATTTACCCTCATCTGACGCTTTAACTCCCGTTCCTTCTGGTTCCCTCACCATTGCTCCTTTATCTACTAATTTTCTTAAGCTGTCTCTGGTAATTCCTACTTATAACGAAGGGGAAAATATCCAAGCAATAATTAAAAGCTTGAGTGAATCCCTAGATAGGGCGATTTGGGGAGCTTATGAATTAATCGTCGTAGATGACGACAGTTCGGATCAAACCTGGCAATTAGCTCTAGACTTACTCTCTCAATACCCGCAGCTACGAGTAATGCGCCGCACCCAAGAAAAAGGTCTCTCAACTGCAGTGATCAGAGGTTGGCAAGTAGCAAGAGGTGAGATTTTGGGAGTCATCGACGCTGATTTGCAACATCCTCCATTGGTACTACTAAAACTAATAGCTAATATAGAAGCAGGAGCAGATCTAGCCGTAGCCAGTCGTCATCTCCAAGGGGGTGGATTTGGTCAGTGGAATTGGTTCAGACGTTTTCTTTCCAAGGGAGCACAAATATTAGGACTATTAATTCTCCCAGAAGTACTTAGTCGTCTTTCTGATCCTATGAGTGGGTATTTTCTGGTACGTCGGAGTGCGATCGCTGGCATAAAAATGTCCCCCATAGGCTATAAAATCTTAATCGAAGTCACAGCGCGTGGTAGAATCCGCAAAATAGCCGAAGCAGGTTATATCTTTCAAGAACGTCACGCAGGCGTTAGTAAGGTTACCTGGAGACAGTATTTAGAATATTTACAACATTTATCTAAGTTACGCGCGGCAAAAGGTGTTAGGTGA
- a CDS encoding trypsin-like serine protease, with protein MKFNIIRFFFFFVAFGLYIPEAQSTIRIDPAGEDLIIQGGPDVEVDFNPEFRVVSLTQPLYTTTINSFNPIYLVNPDEGFDGVADIFLSSPNSPISERCSGSLLSTGKHVLTAAHCLTNNQGRINISNAEVNFDIPSGRITFNVPSNQITLAPGWDGTLVNGNDLAILELDSRAPEEVDRYLIYRRSDEINQVAVKVGYGRSGTGNQGDILDTGVKRVGLNRYDADGSPRGEFFEGATTGILGYDFDNGRSRNDAFDYFFDLSNLGVGQQEVGGARGDSGSPTFIDGKIAGVTTFRETIFTIDENGSLVSSDRDFAINSSFGEFMYDNRISFYQVWIDEVTEIPENLSVVACLVGAGFIGVMKTGCITTNVVKGKV; from the coding sequence ATGAAATTTAATATCATCCGCTTTTTTTTCTTTTTTGTCGCTTTCGGGCTTTATATCCCCGAGGCGCAATCGACGATTAGAATAGATCCTGCGGGAGAAGACCTCATAATTCAAGGAGGTCCTGACGTAGAAGTTGACTTCAATCCGGAATTTAGGGTAGTATCTTTAACTCAACCGTTGTACACTACGACTATTAATTCATTTAATCCCATCTATCTGGTCAATCCCGATGAAGGTTTTGATGGAGTAGCGGATATCTTTTTAAGCTCACCCAATAGTCCTATATCTGAGAGATGTTCTGGTAGTTTGCTATCTACCGGGAAACATGTGCTCACCGCAGCTCATTGTCTGACTAATAACCAAGGTCGAATTAACATCTCTAATGCTGAAGTAAACTTCGACATACCCTCGGGTAGAATTACTTTTAACGTACCATCAAATCAGATTACTCTCGCTCCTGGTTGGGACGGAACTTTGGTCAATGGAAATGATCTAGCAATTTTGGAACTAGACAGTCGCGCTCCCGAGGAGGTCGATCGCTATTTAATCTATCGTCGTTCTGACGAAATTAACCAGGTCGCTGTTAAAGTCGGTTATGGAAGGTCAGGAACTGGTAATCAGGGAGATATTTTAGATACTGGCGTTAAACGTGTCGGACTCAATCGTTATGACGCCGATGGCTCTCCCAGAGGTGAATTTTTCGAGGGAGCGACTACGGGTATTTTGGGTTACGATTTTGACAATGGGCGATCGAGGAATGACGCTTTTGACTACTTTTTTGATCTTTCCAATCTGGGTGTAGGTCAACAGGAAGTAGGAGGAGCAAGAGGAGATTCGGGAAGTCCTACCTTTATTGACGGTAAAATCGCCGGTGTCACCACCTTTCGGGAGACTATCTTCACCATTGATGAAAACGGTTCTTTAGTTAGTTCTGATCGAGACTTCGCTATCAATTCTTCCTTTGGAGAGTTTATGTATGATAACCGTATTTCATTTTACCAGGTTTGGATTGACGAAGTGACCGAAATACCAGAGAATTTAAGCGTAGTAGCGTGCTTGGTGGGAGCGGGCTTTATAGGAGTTATGAAGACGGGATGTATAACAACAAACGTAGTCAAAGGAAAGGTATGA